The following nucleotide sequence is from Psychroserpens sp. Hel_I_66.
ATGGAAAAAATTGATTTTGGTCGCCCTTTGATTTCGTAATTTAAACCTTCCTTGTCCAGAGAATCAACAATGACCTTTGAGAATGCTTTGATGTATTCATCTTGTTCCTGTTTGCTTTCTTGCATCTTTTCTAAGATGTCGTTGTAAACTTCGGGTTCGGTATATTTCATACCGAGATCCTCGAGTTCGGTCTTGATGTTGTACAAACCTATTCGGTGGGCGAGAGGAGCGTAAATGTATAAGGTTTCCGAAGCAATCTTCTCTTGCTTATCTGGTCGCATAGAGTCCATTGTTTGCATATTATGAAGACGGTCTGCGATCTTTATGATGATCACGCGCACGTCATCATTGAGCGTCAATAGCATTTTACGGAAATTCTCTGCCTGAGTTGAAACATCGGTCTCTTTACTCAATGAGGATATTTTGGTGAGACCATCAACAATGCGAGCTACGGTTTCTCCAAAGAGGCGTTCAATATCACTTTTGGTATAATTGGGATTGTCCTCAACAACATCGTGGAGTAGAGCAGAGGCAATGCTTGTTGCATCCATACCAATTTCACTTGCCACAATTCGTGCTACAGCAATTGGGTGGAAAATATAGGCTTCTCCAGATTTACGACGCTGGTCTTTATGGGCATCTAAAGCGACCTCAAACGCATGCCGAATGAGTTTCTTGTCTTCATCTGTAAGTGTCCTGTAACTTACCTTTAGAAGATTTTTATAGGCCTTTGCAATATCTGCATTTTCTTTTTCTATGGCTTCCTCTGTCATAGAACTAAAGTAAGCATAAGATATGTATTGTGCAACGGGTTTTCTGGGTTTTGTATTAGGAAATGAATTTTTGAATTATTTCTTCGGAAATGTGAATGCTTTATTTTTAGGGATTGGATTTTTGGTTTTCGCTAACGTGTTCGTGTTATGGCTAGTTGCGTTGGTTGGAACTAATTTAGTAAAAGAAAACGAACCAGAGGAAAATTCGGAGAATTTTCCGAGTACACACAAAACGAGCAATTAGTTATACACGTTGTTGTGCAACGTTTTTTGTATCTTTACAATCAGGCTTAAATTTATAAAAAAATAAAATATGGCATTCTATAATAAGATAAAATGGATACTCGGAATACTGATAATTTTTATTCTAATCATTGCTACAAACTTAATTGATAAGAACAATTTTGTTAGAGTTCGTGATTCAGTAGTTACAATTTATGAAGATAGGTTAATCGCTAAAGGCTTATTATTTGAAATGCTTAAGTCTGTTCAGCGAAAGGAATTAGCTATATCATTATCCGACACCACTTTTTACAACACAGAAAATTCAAAAGTCAACGAAAATATACAGTCTCTAGTTTCTAGATTTGAGCAAACAAAATTGACAAAAGCGGAGGCTAAGGTATTCAATGATTTAAAGATAAATGTTCAGTCATTGTTAGATTCCGAAAGTCAGCTTTTAATTTCTGATTACAATAATAATTCGCAAGTTTTAAATCAAATAACAAATTTGAAAACAAATCTTAACGATTTATCAAAAATTCAGCTTAGTGAGGGAAGTAGGCAAATGTCAATTAGTAAACGTGCTCTTGACACAGTCGAATTATTTACTCAAATCGAGATTTATATATTGGTTTTCTTGGCTATTATAATTCAGGTTATTGTAATGTATAAGCCCAAAGAAGAGTCCTAGATTCAATTTTCCAGCATTTTTGTTAAATGTTGCACAACTTTATGATATGAGTCCGTTTTAATGACTTATATCAGTCGTTAGCGAAGTTCGACAATTTTTATGAGAATCTCAATACGTAGTTCTACATAAATCCCTAACCCACTCAAGCAAGGTCGGATGCGAATAATGCGCCACCACATAAGTAGGATGAGGCGTTAAATTGCTCAAACTGTTTTTAGATAATTTTTTGAGATAAGTTAATAGGATAATTTTTTTAAAATGCACATAAAATGTTTGCTTATTGGCTACAGTTACCATCAATAATGTCTTGTGATGATGGGTTGTAAGCATTATTTTCAATTAAATACTCAATTGATGTACCGTTACCATTTATAAATAGATTTTCCAGAGCACAATAATTTGTTAGATTAGGACATGGACCGGTTTCAAAACCAGTATCTGTGCGCTCAAATCCAATTAGAAGTGCTGGAAAATATTGAGAACCAATATTTGTAAATGTAATTAAGTTTTGTAAACCATCAAGATTTGTTAAAGATTGATTTCCAGATATTTCTAAGTTTCCTAATTGTGTTATTTGCTCAAATCCTACTAAAGATGTTAATGCGTTATTATAATGAATATATAGACCGTTTAATTCAATCAAATTCCCAAATCCATTAAGAGTAGTTAGAGAACTATTACCTCTTACTTTTAAGGTTATTAAATTAGTAATGTTCTCAAAACTTTCAATAGAAACTAATGCCTCATTATTTGCTATCCGTAATCCAGAACCTATATTTACGAGACTATTTAATCCATTTGTTGTAGCAAGGTTTTGATTAAATGTGACTTGTAAATTGCCTACACTGGCTAAATTATCTAAACCGGTAAGTGATGTTATATTAGTATTACCAGATATTTGTAAATTAGAACCAATGTTGACTACATTATTTAGGCCATTTAAATTTTCTAATAGAGGATTTTGAGTAACACTTACATAGCCAGTAATACTTTCTAAACTATTTAAAGGTGTTAAATCATGAATATTTGATGAAGCATCATCATTAGAAATCCTTAAATAACCATTAATGCTAGAATAATTAAAAAGACCAAAATTATCTACTTCAGATTGATTCTTCAAATGGACATCTCCATTATAAACATCACCTATATTCTCACATGTGCTTAATGACCCAAGATTTACACTTGCTCCTGTAAAATTCACATCGTTAACAACAGTTAATTGTCCAGCGTCAAAATCAAATATTTGTATAGGTTTTGTATAACTATTGCAATACTGAACACCAAAATTTATGATACCATCTGTTACACTAAAAGCATTATTTTCATCTATAAACACATAACCATTAGTTAAAGGGTTATCACTACAGTCTGTTACTGAGCCAGTCAAAAGCGTTGTTTGAATATCTTCAGAAAATGAAATATTTACACTACTATTAGAATTAAGACCTCCTATTACCTCTTCGTGAATTAGTGTATTGCTACAATCTCCCGTTAAAGCATGTATAGAAACTTTGGTTTCCTCATTTTGCGGAATCAAACCACATTCTTCAGTAACTCCTGACAGCATAGTACCGCTATAAATGAGTTGATTATTTGTAACACGTGTTATATTGACATTATAAGGAATTGCAAAATCAGTATCTGTAGCATTAATTGTCAAACAAAGGTTTACAAAATCAATAGGTAAATCACAGTTCCACCATGTGAAATGAGTCACTTCTCCAATATATTTGTTTTCATTTTTAGTTGCTACTCCTTGTTCTTTCCAATACCCAACAGTTTCGTCAAAATACCATAGGCTCATTACTTCTGGTGCAATGTCCGTTTGAGTAATGTCTATAGGGAATTCTATAATTGCTGGAGTATTTTCATCTATATTTAATTCTTCACCAGATGGCGACAATAATATAACAGAAAGCATCCCATAAGTTTCTAAACCAACAGCATTGTTTGTTGATGTTTGTGCAAATAAACTTCCTGGCATTTCAATAAAAGTAGATGCTCTATTTGGTTTTAAATAATGAGAAACAATTTCTACTTGTCCATCATAAGGATTTCCTTCTTGTGTAATAAAATTTCCAGTGAAAGTAACTTTAGACCCGTTTTGTAGAGACACCGTTGTTGACTCACCAGAATTTACAGTTGCTGTCACCTCTTTTTCCAGTAAAACAATATTTATTCTATTAAAACCATCTGTTTTTGGCACCACAACTCTAGATCCTTTAACATATCCATCTTTGTATGCTTCGATATATGCGAAATTTTCAAAAACTTCAACGCCATTTGAAATAAAAAAACCATTTTGATCGGTATATATAATTACGTTGCCGATTGTAATTTGAACATTTGAAAGATTTTCACCATTTTCGTTTTTTACATGACCAATAAAATTACCTGTTGTGGTAGTGCCAAAATTTTCATTTTGAAAAACGAGATCATTCGTATTTAAATCTGTATTGTCATCGTTTTGATTTATGGTATCATCATTATCACAATTGTGGATTGTTAACGACAATAATAACAGTAAAAATAGTTTAGAGAAGTTGCTCATAATAGTAGATGGTTTTTTTAAAGATACAAAAACACAAAAAAGGTTGCGTAAGAAATTACTTTATTTTGAAACTTAAAATATTATCACATCAAATTTCTAACCCGATCCAGCAACGTAGGATGCGAATAATGCGCCACCACATAAGCAGGATGAGGCGTTAAATTACTCAAACTGTTTTTAGATAATTTTTTGAGAGAAGTGACTAAAGGTTCTGCTTTGTAAGTGTTTTTTGCGTAGTCATCTGCTTGGTATTCAAATTTGCGTGACAATTGATTCATCACTAAACTCGTTACTTCGCTAATTGGTGAATACAACAACCCAAAAGCAATCAATCCCACATGAAAACTTGGGATTTCAACACCGAGCGCATTGGATAATAACTGATTTGAAATAAACACAGACAATATATAAAACGTCAATCCTGTTAATGCGATAGAAGCTATCAAATTATAGATGATGTGTTTCTTTTTATAGTGTCCAACCTCGTGAGCGAGAACAGCAACAATCTCTTCTTCGTCTAACTCATTAACCAGCGTATCATAAAGTGTTACTCTTTTTTCACTCCCAAACCCAGAAAAGTACGCATTGGCTTTCGTGCTGCGTTTTGATCCATCAATAATGAAAATTTTATCAAGATTAAATCCAACCGATGTTGCATATGCTGAAATTTTATCACGCAAAGTACCGTCTTCTAAAGGCGTTTGTTTATTAAATAACGGAACAACCAATTTGGAATAAAACATATTCATAAACACGGTAAAAACCGTAACAATCGCCCAAGCATAGAGCCAAAACAACTCTTGTGTTTGTTGGTAGAACCAAATGATTAGTGCTAAAATCCCACCACCAATAATAGCCATCATCAATAACCCTTTAATCTTGTCT
It contains:
- a CDS encoding MCP four helix bundle domain-containing protein, giving the protein MAFYNKIKWILGILIIFILIIATNLIDKNNFVRVRDSVVTIYEDRLIAKGLLFEMLKSVQRKELAISLSDTTFYNTENSKVNENIQSLVSRFEQTKLTKAEAKVFNDLKINVQSLLDSESQLLISDYNNNSQVLNQITNLKTNLNDLSKIQLSEGSRQMSISKRALDTVELFTQIEIYILVFLAIIIQVIVMYKPKEES
- a CDS encoding M48 family metallopeptidase: MTATTLFYIIIFIIVISFVIDKVLDHLNAKNYDNPVPDELKDVYDDTEYKKSQAYKKTNYKFGIWSSLFSLFFTLGFLVFDGFEFVDNIARSYSDNPIIVALIFFGIIMLASDIISTPFSYYRTFVIEERFGFNKTTKKTFILDKIKGLLMMAIIGGGILALIIWFYQQTQELFWLYAWAIVTVFTVFMNMFYSKLVVPLFNKQTPLEDGTLRDKISAYATSVGFNLDKIFIIDGSKRSTKANAYFSGFGSEKRVTLYDTLVNELDEEEIVAVLAHEVGHYKKKHIIYNLIASIALTGLTFYILSVFISNQLLSNALGVEIPSFHVGLIAFGLLYSPISEVTSLVMNQLSRKFEYQADDYAKNTYKAEPLVTSLKKLSKNSLSNLTPHPAYVVAHYSHPTLLDRVRNLM